The stretch of DNA TGCCGCCGCCCGTCATGCCGAGGATGAGTGGCACCTCGACGCCGGGCACGTCCGCGGAAGTTCTTGCCGATGCGGACGTCTGGACGTACGGCCACCTTGTCCATGAACGCCGACACGACACTGACGACGTATCGGCTACGCGTCTCCAAGTTCTACGGAgtagcgcacaaaactactctcgCATGGCATGGAAAAGGACGTGTTAAAAGTATCCGCGAAGAAATTGAACATAGCACGGGCACTTGCGATGATTAACCTAACCCACCACCTTGCCCTGCACTGCAACCcctctttattttttcttcccCAGTTGCGCTTCCAATTCAGTGAACCAAAGGCTCATCACTAGTCAGTCGTACAGCCCCAGCAATTTCTAATTCGGCTAAGTTTTGACGTCCCGGaacctccacgccgccggcggcacCGGCACGTGACGTGACAGGCGACATGTTTAGCATCTCGGCGAGGGGATCAAATCGCCAGTCTGCTGTCACGCATCCCGAGTCTGGTCGTCGATCCCAAATCCGGTCAGAGCCTCACAACTGCGGAACGGAAACGGCTCGCGGGAAGCGAGCGGAACGGAGCGAGCGTTACACGCTAAACAAGGGAACCGCCGCGCCGTTGGCTCCCCACCGTCCACGCCGCCCCCGCGTCGCCTCCAAACCCGGCCGCCCActcgccaccgcgccgctcTTTATAGCCATCCACGCGCCCCGCATGCACGCACGCAAGCAGCCAAGCCCCTCTCCCCCCCGCGCGATCCGAACAGAGCGCGAgtctcgccgcggccgcccgagGCAGAGGTAGAAGGGGATCGCGTCGCGGCGATCCGTCCCGCTGCGGATCGATGGAGGTGAAGGTGTCCGGATCAGGCGACGCGGCGCGGGGCGCGTCCCCGACCGCCTCCGGCTCCAAGAAGCGGCCGCCCAGCCGGCTGCAGAAGCAGGCGCCGGCGTCGCTGCAGCTGGAgcagggcgccgccggcgcggggccgggcgcgggcgcgggggcgTGGGGCGACGGGAGGGCGGCGATCCCGCTCCTGTCGCCGCTCGTCACGTCGCCCGCGATGCCGGTGTGGGAGGCGGACCGGTCGGGGGGCggcaggagggagggaggcggggaGCAGGCCGACGGGAggaacggcggcgagcagcagcagcagcagcgtggcgccgcccggcacggcggcggcggggagcgccaGGCGCACGACGCGTCCCCCAGGTcgtccgcgcccgcgcctgcggccGGCGGGGGATGGCGGCACCCGGCGCTCCAGGCGCCGGTTGCGGAGCCGGCGTCCCTCGTGCCCTTGTTCAAGTCGCAGTGCGCGGTGGAGGCGCGCAACGCGCCGCAATGAAGGAAGGCGGGTGCTCGACCACCAGACGACAAGCGCTCTCGTGGCAGGAGCCGCGGCGACGATGAAGCCACCGCCGGCTCTCTCGTCTTGGCCGGCGGCGTGATCTCTCCCCTAGCTTTGCCTGTACAATCTGGTTGCAGCCCTTTGTGAATACTTCAACCCTCTCTGGCTTCGGCGATGGCTTGATGTTTGGGAAATTGTCCATTTGACATGGCTTCTCTAGCTTAGTCATTTTAGCCATTGTTGACATGATCTAATAAAGCATTGGCATTCAGCTAAGGGCACGTACAACGGTAGTTCCCAAGCTGTCTATGTAGTGCCAGGTTTCACAGTTAAGTGAGGGGAGTGAGCCATGCCATCGTCTCACGATACACAGGCTGCTGCTCGCGCTCCAGTATTGCTCAAACATCAGAGAAATGACAATCGGTTTGCAATCCTTTCGTTGATTCCCCATATAAATATCAGGTTTACGTCAGCTCATGGCAAGAACATACTACAGGTAACAGCAAAACTAGAGTGAAATTCATAACGAACTAGCACTGCTATCACAAGCAGTTGACAACAGTGCATCACATACGTAATACATGCATGGAACCGATCTAGGACGAGATGAATCTTGACATGGAACATCACAAGCAGCAGTGACCAGAATGGATATAGAGGGACAGTTGCCTCAGGATTCAACAAAATCGGTGGCATCCTTCGTGCATCAAACCTGAATGACCCTCCATTCTCAAAGCCTCCGTGCGGAGCAGGGTGGATGTGGGAGCAGAAAGAGTCACCAAGTGATGGTGTCGAAGGCATACGGTCCCTGCTAAGGGGGGATCGTTGATTCCAATTGGTGTTGGGCATGGAGGGAGGCAGCCACAACCCACAGTGCATTTTTGTTGCAGGGGACGAGAGGAAGCGGGGGAACATATGAGAGTACTCAACCGTTCAAATTATACATGTACTGAGGTACAAAACTGATTTAACACAATTTTGTTCATTTCAAAGGAGAATTCTGTAATGCTGTTGGTACCGTGCAGGGTCAATCCCTACTCGACCTGGCACCGTGCCTTTGTAATGCTGTTGGTGCTCGAATTAAAAAGCAACGAACTGTGGCTCAGGCGCTGCAAGGTGATCAATGGATTCAAGATATATCTGGGGCTCTGACCGTGCAAATCCTGTTGGAGTACTTGCACATTTGGGATCGAACGCGGGAAATTCAACTTCTGGAGAATCAACCTGATAAAATCTGCTGGAAGTGGACTCCCGATAAGGTATTTTCCACCTCCTCTGCTTATTCAGCCTTCTTCATTGGACAACACCCGATCGAGGGAGCGAAGCTGCTTCACAAAACTAGGGCGCCAGCCAAATGCAAATTCTTCATTTGGCTTGTACTGCATGACCGATGTTGGACAGCTGCTAGGCGCAAAAGGCATGGCCTGCAGGATGACGACTCTTGTGTGCTTTGCGCCCAATCCTCAGAAACTATTGATCATCTGTTGATTACCTGTCCGTTCTCTCGAGAGATATGGTTCAAGGTTTTGCACAAGGTCGGATGGGATTTTGCGGTGCCCAATGTGCAAACTGAAAAATTTACAACCTGGTGGACCGATATAAGGAAGCAAATTCCCAGATCTAATAGACGTGGTTTTGACTCTTTGGTTGTCCTCATTTGCTGGCAGATCTGGAAGGAGAGGAATAATATAACTTTTGATCGCAGTACTAGCAAGATAGATGGGGGCGTGGTACGTGTTATAGATGAGATCACAGCTGGTCTCATGCGGGTTACAAGCAGCTAGAGCTGGCTTTCTCAGGTTCCTTAGTGCCCTCAGGTCGCGAATTTGTACTTGTATAGTCTTTTTGTTTGAACTCTTTTGTATGGCCGGCTTCTCCCCGAAGTCTGGCCTTATGtaactttttctctctcttcttaatgaaaaa from Panicum virgatum strain AP13 chromosome 9K, P.virgatum_v5, whole genome shotgun sequence encodes:
- the LOC120652864 gene encoding translation initiation factor IF-2-like, which encodes MEVKVSGSGDAARGASPTASGSKKRPPSRLQKQAPASLQLEQGAAGAGPGAGAGAWGDGRAAIPLLSPLVTSPAMPVWEADRSGGGRREGGGEQADGRNGGEQQQQQRGAARHGGGGERQAHDASPRSSAPAPAAGGGWRHPALQAPVAEPASLVPLFKSQCAVEARNAPQ